The nucleotide window CTGCTGCCCCTGGCTTCCGCCCGGCAAACCTGCATTTCCGTGATTTACGGCCCTGGCTGGTAGCATTGGCGGGCTTGTTGTTCGGCCTGGAACGGCTGCTGGCGCGGCGGCCGACGACGGTTTCTAACCCCGCAACAACAGCATGAGCCTATCCTCTACGCATACTGCAACCGCGCAGCTTGCGCCCACCCGCTTGTTGCGGGCGGTGTGGCAGCGCCGTTTTTGGCGGCAGTTGCTGGCCTTGTTGCTACCGCTGATGGGTATGGGGGGACTGGCAGGCGTGGCTTTTTCCGCGTTGCCATCGGCGCTGGTTTGGAGTGGCTTGGTGCTGGCACTCCTGCTATTGGTGGGCTACGCTTGGCAGCTCAGCCGCCCCAACCTGCCTTTACTTGCCCGGCAGCTCGACCGACAATATCCTTCCCTGGAAGACAGCACGGGGCTGCTGCTTCGCCCGGCAACTGAGTTGCAGTTCCTGGAACACCTGCAGCAGCAGCGCACCAGTGAGGTTCTGCGCCAGCTGCTGGCCGAACCGGGGCCTTTGCTACCCGTTTCCTGGCGGGCTCCGCTGTGGCTTACGGCGGGTTTGCTAACCGTGGCGGCAGGCACCTGGGCCATAAGTCATCGAAGCGCCACTACCATTCCTACTGCGGCCACCGCGCCCCTGCATTTCCCCGCCGTAGCTGAAAAGGGCAAGCCGCTCGTCGCCCGCATTATTTCCACTTCTATTACGGTTGCACCGCCAGCTTATACCCGGCAGCCTGGTTTCACGGCGGCGCAGCCTTCCTTCCGTTGTCCGGCGGGCTCCCGGGTGCGGTGGCTTATACGCGTGAACGAACCCAAGCAGCCCGCCCCGCAGCTCGAAATTGGTCGGCGGCACATGGGGTTTCGGCCTGTGGCGGGCCAGCGCGGCACGTATGCGGTGGAGTTGGTCGTTTCTCAATCTATGCTGTACCGGGTGCGCTACGCGGGGCAGGTTTCCGATGATTATGCCATCGAAGCCCTACCCGACCGCGCCCCCACCGTGCAGGTGCAGACGCCTAAGCCCTATACCCTGATTGAGTTTGGCACCCGCCCGCAAGTGCCGGTGCGCGTAGCTGTGCACGACGATTACGGTCTGGCGCGGGCCCGCCTGGTAGCCACGGTAGCTCAGGGTCAGGGCGAGGGCGTGAAGTTCCGAGAGGTAGTGCAGGATCTGACCAGCCAGCTGCCAGGCCAGCCTACGCGGGCCACACTGAGCCACGTGCTACGTTTGCCCGCGCTGGGCCTCACCTACGGCGACGAGGTGTACTTCTACGTGCAGCTCTGGGATACGCACCAACAGATGAGCCGCTCCGACAGCTACCTGGTGCAGTGGGAAGACACGACCATAGACGATTCCAATATGGATGTGTCATTGGGCGTGACGACGGTGCCGGCCTACTTCCGTAGCCAGCGCCAGATCATCATCGACACCGAAAAGCTGCTGACGGAAAAGGCGGCTCTTACCACTGACCAGTTCGTGGCGCGCGGCAACGAAATCGGCCACGACCAGAAAATCCTGCGCCTGCGCTATGGCAAGTTCATGGGTGAAGAGTTTTCTGAATCAATCGGGGAAAACGCTGGGGCCGGTGCGGAACCTGAAGCCGATCATGACGAACATGCCGGCGAAGAGCCCGGGCACGACGAACACCAGCACGCCCCACCCTCGGGCGCGGCCTCGGCAGCGGCCAACACCGCCGAAACCGCTGCCCTGATGGAAGCCTACGTACACAGCCACGACGATGCCGAAACAGCCGATTTCCTGGAGCCCGCCGTGAAAGCCAAGCTCAGCATCGTGCTCAGCCAGATGTGGGAAGCCGAGCTTCGCCTGCGTACTGGCCGCCCCCGCGAGGCGCTGCCTTTCGAGTACAAGGCCCTGCGCCTGCTCAAGCAGGTGCAGCAGCAAACCCGTTTGTACGTGAAGAAATCGGGTTTTGAAGCTCCGCCGCTGCCCGAAGCCACCCTGCGCCTGACCGGCGACCTGGCAGGGGCCGCCACGGTGCCCCGCCGCAGTCAGCAAAGTGCACCGCCAGCCCAGCCCGCAGTGCGGGCCGCGCTGCGCGTAGTAAGCGAGCTGCAAACCGGCCGCCCCGTGCGCCCCACCGATGCCGCGGCCCTCGAAGCCGGTGGTCAGGCGCTGGCGCTGGCGGCGCAACGGCAGCCTGGCACGTACCTGGCCGCCTTGCGCCACCTTCGCCAGCTCACGACCGAGCTGCGAGCCGGGCAGCGGCGTTGCACCACCTGTCTGGCGGGGGTGGAGCACGCTTTCACGCGGCTGCTACCGGCGCCGTATACCGCCCCCACCCGGCCCGCCGGCACCACCCGTCTCACTCAACGGTATTTGCAAGAGTTGCGCTGAGCTGCTGTATGATGACCTTTCCCACTGGTTTTGCGCTGCTATTTCTGCTTGGCTGCCTGCTGCTGGCGGCTTTCCTCACCGCGGCCGCCTGGCAGCGGACCAGTCGTCGGTGGCGCCTGCTGCGGGTGCTGGCGGGCTGGGCGGCGGTAGCGGGGCTTTGGTGGCTGGTTTATCCGCCTTCCCGATTAGTGGAGCAAAAGCCCGGCGCGGCTATTCTGCTCACGCCCGGTTATCGGCTTGATTCCCTCCGGGCCCTGCAGCGCCGGTTGCATATGGCACGCACCCCAGCCCTGTTCTCCGACTCCCGCTCTACTGCTCTTGCCGATACGCCCATCGTGCACAATGTAGCGGCGTGGCTACAGCAGCATCCGGCCCCGGCCCGGCTGCACGTGCTGGGCCTAGGCTTGCCGGCTGAAGAACTCATGGACGTAGAAACCAGCCGCCTGCAGCTATATGCCCCACCGGCCGCCAGCGGTTTCACGGCTGCGCAGTGGGAGCCGCGCCGGGAGCTGGGCCAAATCCTGCACGTGTCAGGCCGGTTTGCCGCGCCAGCTGGTCAGCCCGCTACCTGGGTGGTGCTGCACGCCGCCGGTACCCCCCGCGACTCCGTGCGCTTAGCACCAGCTGGTACATTTCAGTTGCGCTACGTGCCAAAGGCAGCCGGAGCAGCCGTGTACACGGTGCAGGCCCGCATCGGCCGGCGGGTTGTAGCGTCTGAGCCAGTGCCGTTAGAAGTGCTACCCACCCGCCCGCTGCGCGTGCTGCTTTTGACCTCCAGCCCATCCTTTGAGTTTCGATTCCTTAAAAACCAGCTGGCCGCTCGCCAGCACGCGGTGGCGGCCCGCACGGGCATCAGCCGGCAGATAGCCCAGACGGATTTCCTCAACCAACCCCCACATAAACTATCCTCCCTCACGCCCCCGGTGCTGCGCCGCTACGATGTGGTGATAGTGGATGGCAGCAGCCTGACCAGCCTACCGGCGACCGAGCAGCAAGCCCTGAGGCGTGCGACGCAGCAGGACGGCGTGGGCCTGGTAGTGCTGGCCGATAATGCCGTTTTGCCCGCGGCGGTGCCTGCCCGGGCGGGCTTCGGCCTCACACCAGCCAGTACTGGCAAAACCGAGCAGCCTCTCCAGTGGCCGGATAGGGTCCAGCCATTGCGCGCGGTGCTGGCGGCCCGACTCCGTCCGGCAGCCAGCACCCAGGTTCTGATTACAGCCAGTCGGCAGCAAGTGGTGGCGGCCAGCCAGCGGTTTGGGACCGGGCAGGTAGTCGTAGCCACTGCCACCGATACCTACCGCTGGCTGCTGCAGGGCGCCCAAAGCAGCTACGATGCCTACTGGAGCCGCCTGCTCACGGCTGCCGCGCGCCCGCAACCCGCAACCGCCCGCTGGCAGCTGCTCACTGATTTCCCGCGCCCCCACACTCCCGTCACGCTGCGCCTGACCACAACTGCGGCGTTGAAGAATACGCCGATGATAACCCTGCCCGACGGTAGTTCCACAGCCCTACCGCTGCAACAGGACGCCGCCCTGCCCGAGTGGCAAATCGGCCGGTTCTGGCCCGCGCAAAGTGGCTGGCACGAGGCCCAGATGCCCGGCCAGCCAGCGCACCGATTTTACGTGTACCCGCCGGATGCATGGCAAGGCCCAGTGCAGCTTGCCTGGCAGCAGTACGTGGCCGCGCACTCCAATTGGGCAGCTGCCGGATTAGCGGCGAAGAAACCGGAGGACTGGCCCTTGGGCTGGTTTTTGGGCTTATTTCTGCTGGGGGCGGGCTTTTTGTGGCTGGAGGAGAAGCTCTAGCATTTGGAAGCACAACAGTAGAGGGCTCCACCCGTACATCCCCAAACGCAAACCGCCCGGACTCCAGCAAATGGAATCCGGGCGGTTGTTTCCTCAGGGTGCCGAAGCAGCTACCTGAGGTAGGACTGACTACTGAGCAGGAGCAGTAGTGGTGGTCGTCGACTCGGTGGTGGTAGCCGGAGCAGCAGCCGTGGTGTCGGCGGGAGCAGTGGTGGTTTCCGTGGTCACGGTCGTGTCGGTAGCAGCGGGAGCTTCTACGTTGGTGGTTTCGGTGTTCTCAGTGGTTTTCTGCTCGCAGGAAGCGAGGCTAGCAGCGAACAGAACGGCAACAGCAGAAACTTTCAGCAGATTCTTCATTTTGGTGTAGGTTTGGAAAAGTAAAAAAGTCTGAAAAACGCCCTTCATACCTACAGTAGCGAAAGGTAACCCTGAAAAGAAAAAACTTTTTTTCGCGGGTTACCCCACCGGGCGCAACGTATTAACAAGCAAAGCGAATGGGCAAGGGTCAACCTTCCTATACCGATGAAGAGTTCGTGGCGGCCATCCGCCGCGGCGACGACCGGGCGCTGGCGCAACTCTACCGCCTGCACCTTCCGATGGTTCTTCACCTAGTGCAGCAGAACAGCGGCACCGAGGATGAGGCCAAGGATGTGTACCAGGAGGGCGTGATGGTGTTCTATGAGAAGGTGCGCGACGGTTCCCTGGAACTAAGCTGCCAGATCAAGACTTACCTCTACGCCGTGTGCCGCCGCCTGTGGTTGAAGCGTCTGGCTGAGAAAGGCCGCTACGGCGGCCGCCTCGACGACCACGAACCCTACCTCGAAACCGGAGCCGAGGCCGACTTGGCCCTGGCCGAGCAGCGCGACCAGCAGTTTGCCCTCATGGAGCAGGCGCTGAGCCAGTTGGGAGAGCCGTGCCGCTCGCTTTTGGAAGGATACTACCTGCTCGACAAATCGATGCAGCAGCTCACCGCCGAGTTTGGCTACACCAACGCCGACAACGCTAAAAACCAAAAGTACAAGTGCCTGGTGCGGCTTAAAAAGCTGTTTTTCACCCACTATCAGGAGGAAGAACAGTTCTAGCGCCGCCCGGTCGCGCCGATGGCGGACCTCACCCACCCGCCTTAGCAGCTATGAAAACGGAAGCCGACTACTACGAGTTATTTGAAGCCTACCAGCGCGGCGAGCTACCCGAGCCTGCCCGGACGGAGCTGGCCAACCGGCTGGCCGCCGACCCCGTGCTGGCCCGCCGCTACGCCGACTTTGACGCCCTCACGGGTGCCCTGCATGCCTACGGGCAGCGCCGACTGGTACGGGGCAAGCTGACAGCCCTTCAGACCGAAATTGACGCGGAAGCTGCCCGGGAGGAAACGCTGGAAACCGGCGTGCCCACCATGCCTACGCTGCACATTTCGCCGGTAGAGCGTCGTTTGCGCGAATTTTGGGGGGGCCACCGCGCCACTATTGCCGTAGCGGCCTCCGTGGCCGTGCTGGCTGTGTTTGCCACGCTACTGGGTATTGAGTGGTGGCGGGCCGTGCAGAAGCCCAACTCCTACGGCTACACGGTGCTGCGCCGCGAAATGGACCGCATCAAGCGCAACCAGCGCGCCATCAACCGCACCCTCAACCAGATTGATGGGGTGAAGACCCCGGAGGAGCTCAACCCCGGCAAGTTTGGCGGCACTGGCTTTGCCCTCACCACTGATGGCTACCTCATTACCAGCTACCACGTCATTCAGGGAGCCGACTCGCTGCTGATTGAAAGCCGCGACCGGCAGCGCTACCGCGCCGAGCCGGTGTTTTCCGACGTAGCCCACGACCTGGCCATTCTGCGCATCAACGACAAGGACTTCAAGGGTTTCGGCCGGCTGCCCTACTCTTTCAAGCGGGGCTCGGCCGACCTGGGTGAGCGGGTTTATACCCTGGGCTACCCCCGTGAGGATGTAGTATTCGGGGAAGGCTCCCTGAGTGCGCGCTCCGGCTTCGAAGGCGACACGGCCTTCTACCAGATCAGCATTCCGGTGAACCCCGGCAACAGCGGCGGCCCGCTGCTCGACGACCGGGGCAACCTGATCGGCGTAATCAGCGGGCGGCAGATGGACGTGCAGAGCGCGGCTTTTGCCACCAAGTCCTCCTACCTCATGCGCCTCGTCGACTCGCTGTCGGCCGCCGCGCCGGGAGCCTTGGCCAATGTGCCACGCACCAGCCAACTGATCGGCAGCACGCGGGCCCAGCAGGTGCGCAAGCTGCAGGACTTCGTGTTTGTGGTGAAAGTCTACGAGTAAGCAAGCTCTACGGTAGCGAAAAGGCTTATCCACCCGGGTAAGCCTTTTTTATGCCCGGGGCAGCCAAGCGGCAGGCTGCTTCGTACACAGCCTCGCAACCAGCCGTTGCAACACCCGTATTTCCGTACTCCTTCCTCAATCTACGCCACTATGAGCACCGAACTAACCCAAGAAGACCTCGAGAAAATTCTGCCCGAAGACATTGCCCGCACGTTTGAGAGTGCCTACCACGTCTTCCAGGGAAACACCGAACACGTAGAAGACCTGCTGAAGCACGGCGCCGTGCTGCTGCGCAAAGCCAGCCAGCGCTTTTCGTCGACCCAGGTAATTCTGGGCGTTGCCGTACTGGCTATTGGTGCTGTATTGTTGACCAAGCGTGCGGCCGACGCTATTCAAGAGCACTCCGATCAGGAGCATTCCAAAGAATAGCCTGCCCTACAGTCAAAAGCCAGCCGCCAGTCGATTCGTCGACTGGCGGCTGCTTTGTTTTATGAGCAGTCAACTTTGAGCTGGCCTCAAGAAGTATATATCTACTTCAGCCCCACATTCCGCTATTGATAAAAGGCATGTGCTATGACCCACACATAATCATAGTGATAGGCAATTATTTACAGAATAAAATCAGCTTATCACATAATCATGTGGTATCACTTTCTTGGACTTAACTTACATTATTTCTACAATTGCACAGACAAAGTTTTACTTAAAATAACTTAAGTGCCATGAAAAACTTTTCTGCGTTTTTACTCATCGGGGCGTTTGTCGTATCGCTGCCGTTAGAAGCATCCTGCGAAACAGTAGGCACACCCGAAACAGCCATTCCGCTGGCCCAGCTTCGGACTGAGCTGCGTCCCGGCAAGCTGTTTACTTCCTGGAGCAAGCGCAAAAAGCAAAACAAGCGTCGCCGGGCCTCGCAACGCCGCAGCCGGTGGGCGGTTAATGGCTGATTAACAGGTATATCATCCGGTTACTTCCGACTGCAAAAGCCTAACGGCCCTGCTTCGTTGCGGAAAAACGCAGCTGGCATAGCGCTATTCCGGCAATTCAGTCGTACCCAAACAAAACAAGCGTCACCCGGGCAGACTACTGCCGGGGCGACGCTTGTTCAATATTTTACCCTGCCCAATGAGTTATAACCGGGCGGAGCGGTATCAGAAAGCTCAGCTACTAGCGGGCAATAAGCAGGCGGCGGTAGCTGCTGGCCCCGTTTTGCACCAGCCGCACAATGTAAAGGCCGTTTTCCAGCGGAGTCGCGTCGGTGCCTAGCTGCAGGGTATGCGGGCCGGCGCTTTGGCGCTCATCGTCAGCCAGACGGTAAACCGGCCGGCCCACTGCATCCAGCACTTCCAGCGTTACGGCGGCCGGCGTGGCCAGGAAATACGAGACGGAAACCGGTCCCACTCCCGGGTTCGGGTACACATCCAGCTGAGCGGCTACTGTTTGCGGAGCCTGGCCGGCCGTGGCGAGCATACGCGTGTACCAGATAGGCGAGGTTACTATCCGGTCGCCGTCGGCCTGGGTGATAACGGCATAGTAGTAAGCCGTTTCGCCGGGTTGCGCGGTGGTTTCGGTGTAGCTGAGCGTGCTGCCCAGGCCGGGGGCTGTGGCTACTACCGTGGCCAGCTGCCCGCTGCCGGGGGTACCGCGCAGCAGCGTGAGCGACTTCAGCGCCTCCTTATCACTATCAGTTACCGAGACGCTGATAGCCGCAGCCTGCTCTCCTTCCACGATGTTGCCCATGGGCTGCTCATTCAGTTGAAAGCGCACTTCGGCGTTCCAGTCATCGGAGGCGTAGAAGTGGCGGGCGCGCACGGCTTCCAGCAGGCTGGCTTTGGTAAGCTCGGGCGCCAGCACCACCAGGCGGCCGGGCGTGTTGCGGCCGAAGGTGGTGTAGTGGTTGTCGTGGTCGAGGGAGATGCCAACGTGGTAGCCCTTGGCCAGCAGCTTCTGAAACGTGGACTCGTAGCTGCTGCGGGAAGGGTCGAGGTAGCTGATGTTGGTGGACATAGCCGGCCCGGAGCGCATCACGGTGCCCACCACGGCGCTGTCGGCGCGGGCGCTGAAGGGGGCGCTGCCAGCCAGGTTGCCGTAGTCGCCGGAGCTGGGGTGAGCTAGGGTGGCAAAAGCGCCGGGGCGCTTGTTGATCTGCCGAAACAGGGCCTGATAGTCGTTTTTGGGTACGTACACGTCATAGTTGCCGCTTTCCCAGTTCAGCAGCTGGTCCACGCCATATACCAGCAGGTGGCCGCCGCCGGAGATGGTGCCCCACTCCATGCCATACAGCGCCACAAACTTGCCGTCTACGGTTACGCTGTCGGCCTGGCGCAGGCCCTTGGCGTAGTTGGCGCGGGCCATACCGGCCGTGGCGTGGTTGTGCTCCGAAATGCCCAGAAAGTCGAAGTGCTGGGAGGCGGAGGCAAAGCCGAAGTTCTGGCCCGGCGTACGGAAGTGGTTTTTGCTTTCATCCTTGTTGCCGTCGGAGTAGGCAGAGTGCGCGTGCAGGTTGCCGTAGTAGTAGTTCAGCGTTTGCGGCGCCTGCGCGCGCGCTACACCAGCCCAGCAGCAAGCTGCCAGCAACAGAGTAGAGGTTTTTTTCACGAAGAAGCAATAGGTACAAGCGGAGACAAAGAGCAGTGTACAAAGCTACTGGTTCTGGTCCAATTCCTCCCCGAAAGTTGCGCCCTCACGCAAGGCCCTCATTAGCCACTCTCCGCCGCTTTTCCAGGCAAAACCCGGCTACTAACCAGCGCATGAAAGCAGCTGACTGAAGGCGTTTAATGCAAAAAGCCTGACGGCCGCTGTGTATAAACGCAGCGGCCGTCAGGCTTTTTGATGCGGTAGGAAGACGCTTACCAGATCTTACCGGCAGAGGTGGTCTTTTTGATGCGGCCGTCGCGCTTGAAGCGGGTGCCGGGCAGGACTCGCAGCGACACGTTGCCCGGCTGACAGCTGGTCAGAACCAGCTCCTGGGCTTCGTAGCCGCCGGCGCTTACTTTCAGCCGCGTGTTTTTTGCAGCGGCGCCTTGGTCATGATCATGTAGTGCCCCTCAGAGTTGGTGATGAAGGCATCCATCAGGCCGGGCACCTGCACGGTGGCTCCGGTGAGGGGGTTGTTGTCTTCATCGGTAACGGTGCCCGTGACGATGGGACAGCCCACCGCCTGGGAAGAAGCCGCCACAGGCTCGGGAGCTGATTGCTGCGCCAGAAGCATGCCGGGCGCCAGCAGCAGGCCAAGCCCAAGGAAGAGAGTAGAAGCGCGGTGCATAAGCAGGAAAACAGGAAAGCAAGCTACACTAAATATCCCAACGGCTATGCAGCACAGCCAGTTGGGCAGCCGGTGTTGGCAAACACTGTACCAAGAACCCGCCGGGTTGAAACGCCGGCCGGGCCGGGGCAGCGCGTGGCCGGCGCAGTGAGTACAGGCTCGCCCGCCAAATAGTTCGAGGCAGCCCCCTAAACGGCGCCCAAAATGCTGGCAGCGGCTTTCCCGGTGCTTTGTCCCGCAGCTCCGGGAAGCAGCTCAGGTTGAACCGGCTGCGGAACGGCTGACGAGACGCCTACTTGCGTCTCGTCAGCCGCGCTAGTGCATTGATAGTGGTTCGAGAGTACCTTTCAATGAGGAGACGCAAGTAGGCGTCTCTACCCCGGGTTGATGGTTGGTGCAACGTCAAAGTTGATCTGCGCTCCGGGGCTGCCTACCTTGGTTGGCATGAAGCTGCCTTCTCTACCGCATGTCCTGCTTGCTCTCAGCCTCTGGGCCTGCACCACGGCCGCGCCGCCCGCTGCCCGCCCGACTGCCAGTCGCCTGGCCGACGACGACGCCACGCCCCGGCTGGTGGCACGGCAGTTTAGCTTCACCGAAGGCCCCGCCGTGGACAAAGCCGGCAACGTGTTCTTCACCGACCAGCCCAACAACCGCATCTGGAAGTACGACACCCAGGGCCAGCTCAGCGTATTTCTGGAGCCGGCCGGCCGCGCCAACGGGTTGTACTTCGACGGGCAGGGCAACCTGCTGGCCTGCGCCGATGAGCTCAGTCAGCTGTGGTCTATTGCCCCCGACGGGAAAGTAACCGTCCTGCTCCGGGACGTGCAAAGCCACCGCCTCAACGGCCCCAACGACCTCTGGGTGCACCCTACCAGCGCGGGCATCTACTTCACCGATCCTTACTACCAGCGGCCCTACTGGTCGCGCCAGACGCCCGACCCGGCTCTGGGCGGCCAGAAGGTGTACTTCCTGCCCAAAGGCCAGACGCAGCCTGTAGTAGTGGATGACCAGTTGCAGCAGCCCAACGGCATCGTGGGCACGCCCGACGGTCGGCAGCTGTACGTGGCCGACATCGGGGCCGGTAAAACCTACCGCTACCAGATTGCCGCCGACGGCCGCCTCACCAACCGGCAGCTGTTTGTGGCCCAGGGCTCCGATGGTATGACCATCGACCACGAGGGCAACGTGTACCTCACCGGCCAGGGCGTGACGGTGTACAGCCCTGCCGGCCAGCTGCTGCAGCACATCGACGTGCCCGCCGCCTGGACGGCCAACCTGTGCTTTGGCGGCCGGAACCGCAAAACCCTGTTCATCACGGCTTCGGAGGCGGTATACGTGCTGCCCATGCGTGTGCACGGGGTGTGGTAAGGCCCGTTCTGAGGGAGAATGAGGAATGAAGAATTGAGTTAGCGAACCTGTTTGGAAAGTCCATTGAACGTCATGCTCTATCTGGCGTCCGCTTGTCGAAGCATCTCTACCGCTTCGTTGTGCTGCTATTCAGACGGAGCGGTAGAGATGCTTCGGCTGCGCTCAGCATGACGTTCTTGTTAGTTGTGGCGACTTTCTAAACAGCTTCAGCATAAGCCGGATGCCGTGGCACTGTGCCCTCTGGGCGGGAACAGAGGATATATACTTGTTTTTTACAATATACCTGCATTCAGGTATTGCCAGGGCGACGCTAAAGCTTTACATTGGGCTACCGCGCTCTGGGGCTGACTGTTGCGGCCGGCCCTCTCCTATTACACCATCTATTGCCAGCAGAATCCGGTTGCCTTCCGGCGGCCGTTGTCCTACGTGTGCTTATCTCACCTGGTCTGCATGGAATTATCCGTTATGGGGGCCGCTACCGTGCTGGTAGCCGCCCCGCCCTCCCTGCATCGGCAGGGCCTTTTGGCTACCCTCCACACCCACTGGCCCGCCCTGGCCTGCACCGTCACGCCCGATGCCGGGCAGCTGCTGCCTTTGCTGCGGCAGCAGGCCTACGGGCTGGTGGTGCTCGATAGCACCCTGAGCGGCCCGGGCCTGCCCCAGCTGCTCCGGCAGCTGCGCACCATCCGCGGCAGCCAGCAGCTGCTGGTGCTCACGGGCCGGCACCTGGCTCCCCTCCTGCGCCGGCAGCTGTTGCAGGCCGGGGCCCATGCGCTGCTGCGCCAGAGCGCGCCCCCGGCGGCGGCCGTGGCCACCATTGCGGCCCTGCTGAGCGGGGCGGCCGGG belongs to Hymenobacter sp. J193 and includes:
- a CDS encoding DUF4175 domain-containing protein; protein product: MSLSSTHTATAQLAPTRLLRAVWQRRFWRQLLALLLPLMGMGGLAGVAFSALPSALVWSGLVLALLLLVGYAWQLSRPNLPLLARQLDRQYPSLEDSTGLLLRPATELQFLEHLQQQRTSEVLRQLLAEPGPLLPVSWRAPLWLTAGLLTVAAGTWAISHRSATTIPTAATAPLHFPAVAEKGKPLVARIISTSITVAPPAYTRQPGFTAAQPSFRCPAGSRVRWLIRVNEPKQPAPQLEIGRRHMGFRPVAGQRGTYAVELVVSQSMLYRVRYAGQVSDDYAIEALPDRAPTVQVQTPKPYTLIEFGTRPQVPVRVAVHDDYGLARARLVATVAQGQGEGVKFREVVQDLTSQLPGQPTRATLSHVLRLPALGLTYGDEVYFYVQLWDTHQQMSRSDSYLVQWEDTTIDDSNMDVSLGVTTVPAYFRSQRQIIIDTEKLLTEKAALTTDQFVARGNEIGHDQKILRLRYGKFMGEEFSESIGENAGAGAEPEADHDEHAGEEPGHDEHQHAPPSGAASAAANTAETAALMEAYVHSHDDAETADFLEPAVKAKLSIVLSQMWEAELRLRTGRPREALPFEYKALRLLKQVQQQTRLYVKKSGFEAPPLPEATLRLTGDLAGAATVPRRSQQSAPPAQPAVRAALRVVSELQTGRPVRPTDAAALEAGGQALALAAQRQPGTYLAALRHLRQLTTELRAGQRRCTTCLAGVEHAFTRLLPAPYTAPTRPAGTTRLTQRYLQELR
- a CDS encoding RNA polymerase sigma factor, encoding MGKGQPSYTDEEFVAAIRRGDDRALAQLYRLHLPMVLHLVQQNSGTEDEAKDVYQEGVMVFYEKVRDGSLELSCQIKTYLYAVCRRLWLKRLAEKGRYGGRLDDHEPYLETGAEADLALAEQRDQQFALMEQALSQLGEPCRSLLEGYYLLDKSMQQLTAEFGYTNADNAKNQKYKCLVRLKKLFFTHYQEEEQF
- a CDS encoding trypsin-like peptidase domain-containing protein yields the protein MKTEADYYELFEAYQRGELPEPARTELANRLAADPVLARRYADFDALTGALHAYGQRRLVRGKLTALQTEIDAEAAREETLETGVPTMPTLHISPVERRLREFWGGHRATIAVAASVAVLAVFATLLGIEWWRAVQKPNSYGYTVLRREMDRIKRNQRAINRTLNQIDGVKTPEELNPGKFGGTGFALTTDGYLITSYHVIQGADSLLIESRDRQRYRAEPVFSDVAHDLAILRINDKDFKGFGRLPYSFKRGSADLGERVYTLGYPREDVVFGEGSLSARSGFEGDTAFYQISIPVNPGNSGGPLLDDRGNLIGVISGRQMDVQSAAFATKSSYLMRLVDSLSAAAPGALANVPRTSQLIGSTRAQQVRKLQDFVFVVKVYE
- a CDS encoding CehA/McbA family metallohydrolase, which encodes MKKTSTLLLAACCWAGVARAQAPQTLNYYYGNLHAHSAYSDGNKDESKNHFRTPGQNFGFASASQHFDFLGISEHNHATAGMARANYAKGLRQADSVTVDGKFVALYGMEWGTISGGGHLLVYGVDQLLNWESGNYDVYVPKNDYQALFRQINKRPGAFATLAHPSSGDYGNLAGSAPFSARADSAVVGTVMRSGPAMSTNISYLDPSRSSYESTFQKLLAKGYHVGISLDHDNHYTTFGRNTPGRLVVLAPELTKASLLEAVRARHFYASDDWNAEVRFQLNEQPMGNIVEGEQAAAISVSVTDSDKEALKSLTLLRGTPGSGQLATVVATAPGLGSTLSYTETTAQPGETAYYYAVITQADGDRIVTSPIWYTRMLATAGQAPQTVAAQLDVYPNPGVGPVSVSYFLATPAAVTLEVLDAVGRPVYRLADDERQSAGPHTLQLGTDATPLENGLYIVRLVQNGASSYRRLLIAR
- a CDS encoding carboxypeptidase-like regulatory domain-containing protein, with the translated sequence MHRASTLFLGLGLLLAPGMLLAQQSAPEPVAASSQAVGCPIVTGTVTDEDNNPLTGATVQVPGLMDAFITNSEGHYMIMTKAPLQKTRG
- a CDS encoding SMP-30/gluconolactonase/LRE family protein, translating into MKLPSLPHVLLALSLWACTTAAPPAARPTASRLADDDATPRLVARQFSFTEGPAVDKAGNVFFTDQPNNRIWKYDTQGQLSVFLEPAGRANGLYFDGQGNLLACADELSQLWSIAPDGKVTVLLRDVQSHRLNGPNDLWVHPTSAGIYFTDPYYQRPYWSRQTPDPALGGQKVYFLPKGQTQPVVVDDQLQQPNGIVGTPDGRQLYVADIGAGKTYRYQIAADGRLTNRQLFVAQGSDGMTIDHEGNVYLTGQGVTVYSPAGQLLQHIDVPAAWTANLCFGGRNRKTLFITASEAVYVLPMRVHGVW
- a CDS encoding response regulator transcription factor, giving the protein MELSVMGAATVLVAAPPSLHRQGLLATLHTHWPALACTVTPDAGQLLPLLRQQAYGLVVLDSTLSGPGLPQLLRQLRTIRGSQQLLVLTGRHLAPLLRRQLLQAGAHALLRQSAPPAAAVATIAALLSGAAGGTVPGAATALATLPPTPFSPREVEVLRLVVADFSNQEIAEQLNLSVRTVESHRRALLQKAGARTLVGLAVQAVRQGWVAP